A part of Leishmania panamensis strain MHOM/PA/94/PSC-1 chromosome 34 sequence genomic DNA contains:
- a CDS encoding hypothetical protein (TriTrypDB/GeneDB-style sysID: LpmP.34.4830): MSAASSQLPASRIKSRVKVYRHEPYAASLITPASPAEAPLVCCHQRSPKSPGSSYATSSPARSILEAALPNAPAAMYPSYYPTVSFIHPTPMAHPAHTPVWIAFKYGRKPFMTTFQVSIGEMVIVEGDRGIDLGIVDDVCTTPLTDNVLHILRRATGEDTAQNHRRAVKEQEALQTMRSLAVKVHCPTHVEDAMFQLDGKKITVIISRTSRTFVDFRRLQRALFDVYRCRIWFAYLDEIQETMSTDVTRPLRRGQRRCLSSNEVAAKKLLTTTSCTVVA; encoded by the coding sequence ATGTCGGCCGCCTCTTCTCAACTCCCCGCTTCGCGCATCAAGAGCCGGGTGAAGGTGTACCGCCACGAGCCCTACGCGGCGAGCCTCATCACCCCAGCCTCTCCTGCTGAGGCACCTCTGGTGTGCTGTCACCAGCGTAGCCCGAAGTCGCCCGGCAGCTCTTACGCCACCTCATCGCCTGCTCGCTCTATCCTCGAGGCGGCACTGCCCAACGCACCGGCTGCCATGTACCCCTCTTACTATCCCACCGTCAGCTTCATCCATCCGACGCCGATGGCGCACcccgcgcacacgcccgtGTGGATCGCCTTCAAGTACGGCCGCAAACCCTTTATGACTACCTTCCAGGTGTCCATTGGCGAAATGGTCATTGTGGAAGGTGACCGCGGCATAGACCTTGGCATTGTCGATGATGTGTGCACAACGCCTCTTACTGACAACGTGTTGCATATTCTCCGTCGCGCTACTGGTGAGGATACGGCGCAGAATCACAGGCGCGCCGTGAAAGAACAGGAAGCGCTGCAGACGATGCGCTCGTTGGCGGTGAAGGTGCACTGCCCGACCCACGTGGAGGATGCTATGTTTCAGCTGGATGGCAAAAAGATCACCGTCATCATTTCCCGTACCTCGCGCACCTTTGTCGACTTCCGCCGTCTGCAGCGTGCCCTCTTTGATGTGTACCGCTGCCGAATCTGGTTTGCCTACCTCGACGAGATTCAAGAGACGATGAGCACCGACGTCACTCGGCCTCTGCGTCGCGGACAGCGTCGCTGCTTGTCCTCGAATGAGGTGGCTGCGAAGAAACTACTTACGACGACGTCGTGCACAGTCGTAG